The Drosophila innubila isolate TH190305 chromosome 3R unlocalized genomic scaffold, UK_Dinn_1.0 2_E_3R, whole genome shotgun sequence genome has a segment encoding these proteins:
- the LOC117790314 gene encoding eukaryotic translation initiation factor 2-alpha kinase: MGIKNDLKGIKLRRRHLILYTMITSIVAAVVGTPTAAAASPSSSSTESNLQPAAPPSPPAIPHCVEQQERRIGRRLLYITTLDGRLSALDIAKSGKLRWSIETGPGPLISSSIHRLELTNNGQFVRMIPSLSGGIYKFDGDSIDPIPITAEHLLSSSAKFSDDLVISGGKETRNYGVSVRTGKLLYECSINGCINSTSDRHAINDKIEELDQDEDQQREREREQDDEQLKDEDGYILPHDSLLDDVIVVRRQTQTVRAVESRTGIERWNFSVGQHELDLMRAADCHEQPRNDLELAVLDVDIRVVVPEGIICAFSKSDPQLLLWKYKFNHPIVSAWHTNAADELQSIDLFSSAQWLWEENEQQQRGEHKQPSSTPSIYLGMYDKQLYIQESIRLRQEIMDQTQLFLQLTGDTSMMPKIPWRPIAASSNSLVLFQGERDPVVIGDDHENSELVPYDDQNFAVAAQSVLNASEFVNGNGFYFYTDTKWDKSSGALECGANDTPSKLPAIESTSESNDNESAMAAGGNHSINGDLSFSLDDIDAPVKVVILSLWFWWKEIVVIAFTSAVLLNMFMGHRNQRVEREYLVIERHVPVQTAIEATEASTQALLGPVVPLSGVHQRGNRLAFTGAIGGAQRSISESTTHSGEHFTSRFQTDFELMQCLGRGGFGVVFEAKNKLDENRYAIKRITLPNKESSRKRVLREARTLASCEHHNIVRYFHSWVEEPPLGWQEEEDRKLLAHEMSTSIQIETPDGSTLPSLLEHTQNKRHQLISWVSDPANSTACTSEHDEKALNHIREDYDDEDDDSLIEFRSESQSAALHADEVDREDEEQKPVSNEAKRQVQRGSVSIDIHSASFDLKNINYTQHQLSNSFQIESIRSKSNTSDTEDESDVAPRRKPMTLAIQPHVPNSSQITLPSATIQNGLTVKPNKVYLYIQMQLCRKESLRDWLRDNRTEARAAHIAHIFHQIVDAVDYVHLKGLIHRDLKPSNIFFSQDGQIKIGDFGLVTDTVDIPNVSNDCGDHSGLPSNVRHTQQVGTHLYMSPEQLRGQHYDYKVDIYSLGLIFFELHVYFSTEMERIKTLRALRDGLYPADFGSHYPEQYELLQRMLSSQPSHRPQTKQLKQQLHEILKLPDHLVDGHSELAAMAAATRRLSRSRTFSSSSEQPQ; encoded by the exons atgggcataaaaaatgatttgaaaGGCATCAAATTACGTCGCCGTCACCTAATCCTATATACCATGATCACATCCATCGTGGCAGCTGTTGTGGGTactccaacagcagcagcagcgtcaccatcatcatcctcaACTGAATCAAATCTACAGCCTGCTGCTCCTCCATCTCCACCAGCCATTCCCCACTGTGTGGAGCAACAGGAGCGACGCATTGGTCGGCG ATTGCTGTACATAACGACACTCGATGGCCGTCTCAGTGCTTTGGACATTGCCAAGTCGGGCAAGCTGCGTTGGAGCATAGAAACTGGACCCGGTCCACTCATCTCATCGAGCATACATCGTCTGGAGCTAACAAATAATGGGCAATTTGTTCGCATGATACCATCGCTCAGTGGCGgtatatacaaatttgatgGCGATTCCATAGATCCGATTCCTATCACAGCCGAGCATTTGCTTAGCTCTAGTGCCAAATTTAGTGATGATCTTGTCATCTCGGGCGGCAAGGAGACACGTAACTATGGCGTTTCTGTGCGAACCGGAAAACTGCTCTATGAGTGCTCTATCAATGGATGTATAAATTCCACAAGTGATCGACATGCCATTAACGATAAGATTGAAGAATTGGACCAAGACGAGGATCAGCagcgggagcgggagcgggagcAGGACGATGAACAGCTGAAAGACGAGGATGGTTACATTCTACCCCATGATTCGCTGCTCGACGACGTTATCGTAGTGCGACGCCAGACACAGACAGTGCGCGCCGTGGAATCACGTACGGGCATTGAGCGTTGGAACTTCAGTGTGGGACAGCATGAGCTGGATCTAATGCGTGCCGCCGATTGCCATGAGCAGCCACGTAATGACCTGGAGCTGGCTGTGCTGGATGTGGACATTAGAGTTGTGGTGCCCGAGGGTATCATCTGTGCCTTCAGCAAGAGTGATCCTCAGCTCCTGCTCTGGAAGTATAAA TTCAATCATCCCATTGTGAGTGCATGGCATACAAACGCAGCTGATGAGCTGCAGTCCATTGATCTATTCAGCTCGGCGCAGTGGCTGTGGGAGGAGaacgagcagcagcaacgtgGAGAGCACAAGCAGCCCAGTAGTACTCCCTCCATTTATCTGGGCATGTACGATAAACAGTTGTACATACAGGAGTCGATACGTCTGCGTCAGGAGATCATGGATCAGACACAGCTCTTTCTACAACTGACCGGCGATACGAGCATGATGCCCAAAATACCCTGGCGACCAATTGCGGCCAGCAGCAATTCACTGGTACTTTTCCAGGGCGAGCGAGATCCCGTGGTAATTGGCGACGATCATGAGAATAGCGAACTTGTGCCATATGATGATCAGAACTTTGCCGTAGCTGCGCAGTCCGTGTTGAATGCCTCGGAGTTTGTAAATGGTAATGGCTTTTATTTCTATACGGATACGAAATGGGATAAGTCAAGTGGCGCCTTGGAATGTGGTGCTAATGACACCCCCAGTAAACTGCCTGCCATTGAGTCAACTTCGGAGAGCAACGA CAACGAGTCGGCTATGGCTGCTGGTGGAAATCACAGCATCAATGGTGATCTTAGCTTTAGCTTAGATGACATCGATGCTCCTGTCAAGGTGGTCATACTTTCGCTGTGGTTCTGGTGGAAAGAGATAGTGGTGATTGCATTCACTTCAGCTGTGCTGCTTAACATGTTCATGGGTCATCGTAATCAGCGCGTGGAACGTGAGTATCTGGTCATTGAGCGACATGTGCCCGTGCAAACGGCCATTGAGGCAACCGAGGCCTCCACGCAGGCGCTGTTGGGACCTGTGGTCCCATTGTCGGGGGTACATCAACGCGGCAATCGTCTCGCCTTTACGGGTGCCATCGGTGGAGCACAGCGCTCCATTTCGGAGTCGACGACACACTCTGGTGAACATTTCACGTCACGCTTCCAAACCGACTTTGAACTAATGCAGTGCCTTGGACGCGGCGGCTTTGGCGTGGTGTTTGAGGCCAAGAACAAGCTCGATGAGAATCGTTACGCCATTAAACGCATTACATTGCCCAACAAAGAATCATCTCGGAAACGTGTGCTGCGCGAGGCTCGAACTCTAGCGAGCTGTGAGCACCACAACATTGTGCGCTACTTCCAT tcGTGGGTGGAAGAACCGCCTTTGGGTtggcaggaggaggaggatcgCAAGTTACTGGCGCATGAGATGTCCACGTCTATCCAAATCGAGACGCCCGATGGCAGCACTTTGCCTTCGTTGTTGGAGCATACACAGAATAAGCGTCATCAGTTGATATCTTGGGTCTCTGATCCGGCTAACAGCACCGCCTGCACCTCTGAACATGATGAGAAGGCATTAAATCACATTAGGGAGGACTACGACGATGAAGACGATGATTCTCTTATAGAATTTCGCAGTGAATCACAGTCGGCTGCCTTGCATGCCGATGAGGTCGACAGGGAAGATGAGGAACAAAAGCCAGTGTCGAATGAGGCAAAGCGTCAAGTGCAACGTGGATCTGTCTCTATCGATATACATTCGGCCTCGTTTGATTTGAAGAACATCAACTACACACAACACCAGCTGTCCAATTCATTTCAAATCGAATCTATACGATCTAAAAGCAATACCAGCGATACGGAGGATGAATCCGATGTGGCGCCCAGACGGAAACCGATGACATTGGCCATACAACCACATGTCCCTAATAGTAGCCAAATAACATTGCCAAGTGCCACAATTCAGAATGGATTAACTGTTAAGCCCAACAAGGTCTACCTCTATATACAGATGCAACTGTGCCGCAAGGAGAGTCTTCGCGATTGGTTGCGCGACAATCGAACCGAAGCACGAGCTGCGCACATTGCTCACATCTTTCATCAGATTGTGGATGCCGTTGACTATGTGCATCTGAAGGGTCTCATACATCGCGACCTGAAGCCCAGCAATATATTCTTCTCACAGGATGGCCAGATCAAGATTGGTGACTTTGGACTTGTTACGGACACCGTAGATATACCCAATGTTTCGAATGATTGTGGTGATCATTCCGGACTGCCATCCAATGTTCGACATACGCAACAGGTGGGCACACATCTGTACATGTCGCCAGAGCAGCTGCGTGGTCAGCATTACGACTATAAGGTGGATATCTATTCGCTAGGTCTAATCTTTTTCGAGCTGCACGTTTACTTTTCAACCGAAATGGAACGTATTAAGACGTTGCGTGCTTTAAGGGATGGCCTGTATCCAGCTGACTTTGGCAGTCACTATCCTGAACAGTATGAGCTGCTGCAACGGATGCTCTCCTCGCAGCCGTCGCATAGGCCACAAACGAAGCAACTGAAACAGCAACTGCATGAAATTCTAAAACTACCCGACCATCTGGTAGATGGCCACAGCGAGCTGGCGGCAATGGCAGCGGCGACACGACGCTTGAGTCGGAGTCGCACTTTCAGCAGTAGCAGCGAACAGCCTCAGTGA